A genomic region of Paenibacillus sp. PL2-23 contains the following coding sequences:
- a CDS encoding copper amine oxidase N-terminal domain-containing protein — translation MKGKWVYKMVSLVLTMVLLIPAMASAHTVSTKGPTSDLRSALGQMLGEHALLAIVAMQKGYDGAADFGQAAGELNRNTDELTAAISSLYGKEAGESFKEIWTSHIGYFVDYVKATAMKDTAGQQAAIADLEQYRMEQAKFFAWANPNFDEAVMAAELKMHIDHLLGTFHHYVAGDYDAAYEEAYTAYAHMFMTADALAGGIAAQFPETFTDREGSNPAFDLRSALEQKLGEHALLAVLAMQKGIDGKADFAAAAASLNRNTEELSTAVGSIYGDEAGEMFEEIWSSHIRYFVDYVTATAGKDEQGREKAIADLEKYRMEQAEFFAWANPEFDKTAIASELKMHITHLVDAFDQYVAKDYDDAYASIRTAYGHMFPTGAYLSEVISKQFPDQFHTAKMMDVMKVWFQIGSSTLIIDDMTTVMDTEPFVNNGSSYIPLRYLAEGIGAKVTWDDATRSVWIETGSSKAQFWIGQQFMEMDGKRMEIGQPVIIKDGRTQVPVRFIAELFGWNVAWGNADWSITLTKGMEMEMEEKQDMHGMHSMH, via the coding sequence ATGAAAGGAAAATGGGTTTACAAAATGGTTAGCCTGGTACTGACGATGGTCTTGCTTATACCCGCAATGGCCAGCGCTCATACCGTAAGCACAAAAGGCCCAACATCGGATTTGCGTTCCGCTCTAGGGCAAATGCTGGGCGAGCATGCGCTTCTTGCGATAGTCGCTATGCAGAAGGGGTACGATGGCGCTGCGGACTTCGGTCAAGCGGCAGGTGAGCTGAACCGCAACACCGACGAGCTGACAGCGGCGATCTCCTCCCTCTACGGCAAGGAGGCCGGTGAGTCATTTAAGGAAATTTGGACATCCCACATCGGCTATTTTGTGGATTACGTCAAAGCGACGGCGATGAAGGATACAGCCGGACAGCAAGCCGCAATAGCCGATCTGGAGCAATACCGCATGGAGCAAGCCAAGTTCTTCGCTTGGGCTAATCCGAACTTCGACGAGGCCGTCATGGCAGCTGAGCTTAAAATGCATATCGATCATCTGCTCGGCACCTTCCATCATTATGTCGCGGGCGATTACGATGCGGCATATGAGGAAGCGTACACGGCTTATGCCCATATGTTTATGACCGCTGACGCGCTGGCTGGCGGGATCGCGGCGCAGTTCCCGGAAACCTTCACTGACCGCGAAGGCAGTAATCCAGCTTTTGATCTGCGCTCTGCGCTGGAGCAGAAGCTTGGCGAGCACGCGCTGCTGGCTGTTTTGGCCATGCAAAAGGGGATTGACGGCAAAGCGGATTTTGCAGCCGCAGCGGCTTCCCTTAACCGCAATACCGAGGAGCTGTCGACTGCAGTAGGCTCCATCTATGGTGATGAAGCGGGAGAGATGTTCGAGGAGATCTGGAGCTCTCATATTCGTTACTTTGTGGATTATGTTACGGCAACTGCCGGCAAGGATGAGCAAGGAAGGGAAAAAGCGATTGCAGATTTGGAAAAATACAGAATGGAGCAGGCTGAATTTTTTGCTTGGGCCAATCCGGAATTCGACAAGACAGCCATTGCCTCTGAGCTAAAGATGCATATCACTCACCTGGTTGATGCCTTTGACCAATATGTAGCCAAGGATTATGACGATGCGTATGCCAGCATACGTACCGCCTATGGACATATGTTCCCAACAGGGGCCTATCTGTCCGAAGTCATCTCGAAGCAATTCCCTGACCAGTTCCACACCGCCAAGATGATGGATGTGATGAAGGTCTGGTTCCAAATCGGCTCCAGCACACTTATTATCGACGACATGACAACGGTTATGGATACGGAGCCATTCGTGAATAACGGCTCAAGCTATATTCCGCTGCGCTACTTGGCAGAAGGCATCGGAGCTAAGGTAACGTGGGATGATGCCACGAGATCCGTATGGATCGAAACGGGCAGCAGCAAGGCGCAATTCTGGATCGGTCAACAATTTATGGAGATGGATGGCAAGCGTATGGAGATTGGCCAGCCCGTCATCATTAAGGACGGCCGAACGCAAGTGCCTGTTCGTTTCATCGCCGAATTGTTCGGCTGGAATGTCGCCTGGGGCAATGCCGACTGGTCCATTACGCTGACTAAGGGCATGGAGATGGAGATGGAAGAGAAGCAAGACATGCACGGAATGCACAGCATGCATTAG
- a CDS encoding ATP-binding protein, with the protein MAVLIMNEWHNLLYFLSALLLFLILSPKSSERSRTRKALYIGLLLLLSLFYIGYEDVDPFLYTLNLIPLAIMFSIILGGYVTSVLTWLIFNFCSFVFYDNPLLPVMAASALQLLFGLLLYYRNAFDRSFPHTVLWSSAMITAYVIPYSVLYPLVRPIPAIHYVITAVIGTYFIGVIVNYVYFQIQMQERLKEDLIRSEKNHIVSQLTAAISHEIRNPLTTVRGFIQLMSKKDLTPDQRISYTRYALEGIDQANGIITDYLSFARPSIERKRRIALQDEVQFILPLVQPLALLSNVQIVWEQGADEQPAYIWGESNKLQQILLNVIKNAIEAMPEGGSLTISIRPVEDEVIITIRDTGTGMTKEQIARIGMPFYTTKEKGTGLGLMVVISLMQAMNGRLEIQSTSSQGTSCMLRFKRAESSSNPS; encoded by the coding sequence ATGGCAGTGCTCATAATGAACGAATGGCATAATCTGCTTTATTTTCTAAGCGCGTTGCTGCTATTCCTTATTCTATCTCCCAAATCGTCTGAACGGAGCCGCACGCGCAAAGCGCTCTATATAGGACTGCTCCTCCTGCTGTCCTTGTTCTACATCGGCTACGAGGATGTCGATCCGTTCCTGTACACCCTGAATCTCATTCCTCTAGCCATCATGTTCTCCATTATATTGGGGGGCTACGTTACAAGCGTGCTTACCTGGCTCATATTCAACTTTTGCAGCTTCGTCTTCTATGACAACCCGCTGCTTCCCGTGATGGCCGCGTCCGCTTTGCAGCTTCTTTTTGGCCTGCTGCTCTATTACCGGAACGCCTTCGACCGCTCATTCCCGCACACCGTCTTATGGTCGTCGGCTATGATTACGGCATATGTCATCCCGTACAGCGTGCTGTATCCACTCGTCCGTCCCATACCGGCGATCCATTATGTGATAACTGCGGTCATTGGCACATATTTCATTGGTGTCATCGTCAACTATGTGTATTTCCAGATTCAAATGCAGGAAAGGCTGAAGGAGGATCTGATTCGTTCGGAAAAAAATCATATCGTCAGCCAACTGACAGCAGCCATCTCACACGAGATCCGCAACCCGCTTACGACCGTGCGAGGCTTTATTCAGCTCATGTCCAAGAAGGACCTAACCCCCGATCAGCGAATTTCCTATACACGCTACGCCCTGGAGGGGATCGATCAGGCCAACGGCATTATTACCGATTATTTGAGCTTCGCAAGGCCTTCGATTGAACGCAAGCGAAGGATTGCGTTGCAGGATGAAGTTCAATTCATCCTGCCGTTGGTTCAGCCGCTTGCTTTGCTCTCCAATGTGCAAATCGTCTGGGAGCAAGGGGCTGATGAGCAGCCGGCCTATATCTGGGGCGAGTCTAACAAGCTGCAGCAGATTCTGCTGAATGTCATCAAGAACGCGATCGAAGCGATGCCGGAGGGCGGCTCGCTGACCATCAGTATTCGTCCTGTGGAGGACGAGGTGATCATTACAATTAGGGATACGGGTACCGGCATGACCAAGGAGCAAATCGCCCGTATCGGCATGCCCTTCTACACGACGAAAGAGAAGGGCACCGGTCTAGGGCTGATGGTCGTTATTAGTCTCATGCAAGCGATGAACGGGCGGCTTGAAATACAGAGCACCAGCTCCCAAGGAACAAGCTGCATGCTTCGTTTCAAGCGAGCGGAATCGTCTTCCAATCCATCGTAG
- a CDS encoding anti-sigma factor yields the protein MTKPTNKDCELIELYLLGGLSKEEAHAFEKHLEHCEACQLQRIELQDMIGQFAFASDPVPVPAGMRSRILDHVLAPEGQPAGLAQDQDRAVETTTSVHKKSYSFGRYLSIGLAAAMLVLVPYTLQLRQTVDQLQSELDASQHAPIQELTVNQAVKLHPAAEDIVAQGLATIVIDKTGTHLLVQAEQLPELEGTQAYQVWMIKGENKYSAGTFLTHGGTGAIYYTLQDEGYDTIAITLEPDAFGEKPRGEIVLAAPINEI from the coding sequence ATGACCAAGCCTACAAATAAGGATTGCGAGCTAATCGAGCTATATCTGCTAGGCGGTCTCTCCAAGGAGGAAGCCCATGCTTTCGAGAAGCATCTGGAGCACTGCGAGGCTTGTCAGCTCCAGCGCATCGAGCTGCAGGATATGATCGGGCAATTCGCGTTTGCCTCAGATCCCGTTCCCGTACCCGCAGGCATGAGGAGCCGCATTCTGGACCATGTGCTTGCGCCCGAAGGACAGCCTGCCGGCTTGGCTCAAGATCAGGATAGAGCAGTCGAGACAACTACTAGCGTACACAAGAAAAGCTATTCCTTCGGCCGGTATCTATCGATAGGGCTCGCCGCCGCAATGCTGGTTCTCGTACCGTATACCCTGCAGCTTCGACAAACAGTAGACCAATTGCAAAGCGAGCTGGACGCATCACAGCATGCTCCGATACAAGAATTGACCGTTAACCAAGCTGTGAAGCTCCATCCCGCAGCCGAGGATATCGTTGCGCAAGGACTGGCCACCATCGTCATTGACAAGACGGGAACCCATCTGCTTGTTCAGGCGGAGCAGCTGCCTGAGCTGGAGGGCACACAGGCTTATCAGGTTTGGATGATCAAAGGCGAAAACAAATACAGCGCGGGGACATTCCTGACACATGGAGGCACCGGAGCTATCTACTATACCCTGCAAGACGAGGGCTATGATACGATTGCTATTACGCTGGAGCCGGACGCATTCGGGGAGAAGCCGCGAGGTGAAATTGTGTTAGCCGCTCCAATTAACGAAATATAA
- a CDS encoding phytanoyl-CoA dioxygenase family protein gives MSLQAERAYKITANDKEVFHRDGYWISPKLIDDDQIERLRKAHERIWSGDYDGDGLPMNPFRLPDNPHALRKLDNGWWINDEVRGVVTDPFIGELAADLLDTDEIRLWHDQVIYKPGVGLNVSQDGNVGWHQDYGYWLCSNSSDMITVWIALQDTDLTNGAMSTILGSHKWGLIQGSDSFFNQNMEELKEKHAGGRDWVEEPCILKAGQASFHHGLTFHGSGPNQTLNPRLSIVAHVMKGGTRYRAGIQRHDNIRLLGPRPVDGQAFDNDYFPVLFQR, from the coding sequence ATGAGCCTGCAAGCAGAACGTGCATACAAAATTACTGCGAACGACAAAGAGGTGTTTCATCGAGACGGATATTGGATTAGTCCCAAATTGATCGACGACGATCAAATCGAGAGGCTGCGCAAGGCGCATGAGCGCATCTGGTCGGGAGATTATGACGGTGATGGATTGCCGATGAACCCCTTCCGCCTTCCCGATAATCCGCACGCTCTGCGAAAATTGGATAACGGCTGGTGGATTAACGATGAAGTTCGTGGAGTGGTCACTGATCCCTTCATCGGCGAGCTGGCTGCGGACTTGCTGGATACGGATGAAATTCGGTTATGGCATGATCAGGTCATCTATAAACCGGGCGTCGGCTTGAACGTCTCGCAGGACGGGAATGTCGGCTGGCATCAGGATTATGGATATTGGCTATGCTCCAATAGTTCAGACATGATTACCGTTTGGATTGCTCTTCAGGATACAGACCTCACGAATGGCGCAATGTCGACCATTCTTGGTTCGCACAAGTGGGGACTTATTCAAGGCAGCGATTCTTTCTTCAACCAAAACATGGAGGAGCTGAAGGAAAAGCATGCTGGGGGGCGTGATTGGGTGGAAGAGCCGTGTATCCTCAAAGCAGGGCAAGCCAGCTTCCATCATGGCCTTACGTTCCATGGATCAGGACCAAACCAAACGTTGAATCCGCGGCTGTCTATCGTGGCGCATGTAATGAAAGGCGGCACCCGTTACCGTGCAGGCATCCAGCGGCATGATAACATTCGCTTATTAGGTCCACGGCCGGTTGACGGGCAGGCGTTCGACAATGACTATTTCCCGGTATTGTTCCAGCGATAG
- a CDS encoding cellulose binding domain-containing protein, with product MMKAIKTKARLIALALILGISATGIFPGSSTAEAANVYVDTVGEIRAALQNAQPGDTILVAPGTYEWTTTTQVGTKDAYYYSTSNGTSANPITIKSQDPANKAVLKGGSISSAGYTLYLTGDYWVVKDLHVTYGQKGIILDNSNYTKIDGVTVSYVGQEGIHVRDGSSNVTIENSTIQNTGATGTSTDLGFAEGIYIGSDRSVWDVNSSTGYNRMVHHTTVRNNTIGPGVGAESLDIKEGTSGTLIEGNTFLGAGISGQNFSDSFIDVKGVNVTIRNNVGYRQNNGGITKDIAEVNRTSSSPWCPAAETSNGSLTNTADGNTYTNNTFHAGNPPVTDTQAPTAPTGLNANAASGSQINLSWTASTDNVAVTGYRVYRNSVQVGTTASTSYSDTGLNAATSYSYTVRAYDAAGNLSANSNTASATTTSGGGTPPASTLKVQYQEGDGGVTGDNDIRPYIQIVNTGTSAVPLSELKVRYYFKKEASVNQQFAVDYAMMGKSNVTGTFQAVSPATSTADTYLEVGFKAGAGSIAAGSHTGSIKLRINNSDWSNYNESNDYSYNAAYTTLADYSKVTLYHNGTLVWGTAP from the coding sequence ATGATGAAAGCTATCAAAACGAAAGCAAGGCTGATCGCACTTGCACTCATTCTCGGCATATCTGCCACAGGTATATTCCCCGGCTCCTCTACCGCAGAGGCTGCTAACGTCTACGTGGATACTGTGGGTGAGATTCGTGCGGCACTGCAGAACGCACAGCCAGGCGATACGATTCTGGTCGCTCCGGGCACTTATGAATGGACAACGACGACGCAGGTCGGCACAAAGGATGCCTATTATTATTCGACAAGCAACGGCACCTCGGCGAATCCAATCACAATCAAGAGTCAGGATCCCGCGAATAAGGCTGTGTTAAAAGGCGGCAGCATTTCGAGCGCTGGCTATACGCTCTATTTGACCGGCGATTATTGGGTTGTGAAGGATCTTCATGTGACGTATGGTCAAAAGGGAATTATACTCGACAACTCCAATTACACAAAGATTGATGGCGTAACGGTATCTTATGTCGGCCAAGAGGGCATTCATGTTCGTGACGGAAGCTCCAACGTAACCATCGAGAACAGCACGATCCAGAATACCGGCGCGACAGGGACCTCCACTGATTTGGGCTTCGCGGAAGGTATCTACATCGGCTCCGACCGATCGGTGTGGGATGTCAACTCGTCTACGGGGTACAATCGGATGGTTCACCATACGACGGTTCGTAATAACACGATTGGACCCGGTGTTGGCGCCGAATCGCTTGATATTAAGGAAGGCACCTCGGGTACTCTGATTGAAGGCAACACCTTCCTTGGAGCGGGCATCTCCGGCCAGAACTTCTCCGACAGCTTTATTGATGTGAAGGGCGTCAACGTTACGATCCGCAACAATGTAGGCTATCGTCAAAACAATGGAGGCATTACGAAGGATATTGCTGAAGTAAATCGTACCAGCTCGAGTCCTTGGTGCCCAGCGGCGGAGACGTCCAATGGCAGCTTGACGAATACAGCGGATGGCAACACCTACACCAATAATACATTCCATGCGGGCAATCCGCCCGTGACGGACACGCAAGCGCCAACCGCGCCAACTGGGCTTAATGCAAATGCGGCTTCCGGCAGCCAGATCAATCTGAGCTGGACGGCTTCGACCGATAACGTCGCTGTTACAGGCTACCGTGTATACCGCAATAGTGTGCAGGTAGGCACAACGGCCAGTACCTCTTATAGTGATACGGGATTGAATGCGGCCACCTCGTACAGCTACACCGTTCGAGCTTACGATGCGGCAGGCAACCTGTCGGCGAACAGCAATACAGCGAGCGCGACCACCACAAGCGGCGGCGGGACACCTCCTGCCTCAACCTTGAAGGTACAGTACCAGGAAGGAGACGGGGGGGTAACAGGAGACAACGACATCCGGCCTTATATCCAGATCGTGAATACGGGAACGTCAGCGGTGCCCTTAAGCGAGCTGAAGGTGCGTTATTACTTCAAGAAAGAAGCAAGCGTGAATCAGCAATTTGCAGTAGACTACGCTATGATGGGGAAATCCAACGTAACCGGCACATTCCAAGCAGTGAGCCCGGCTACCTCGACGGCTGATACGTATCTGGAAGTTGGCTTCAAGGCGGGAGCAGGCAGTATTGCGGCAGGCTCCCATACAGGCTCGATCAAGCTGCGCATAAACAACAGCGACTGGTCGAATTACAACGAGTCCAACGATTACTCCTATAACGCCGCTTACACTACCTTAGCGGATTATTCGAAGGTGACGCTGTACCACAACGGCACGCTTGTATGGGGAACAGCTCCGTAG
- a CDS encoding AraC family transcriptional regulator encodes MENRPSYSIGEAYGKVACERSWKWNRSDHPFQDYDLWYVWRGEGRLVLNGEERRLGAQDCYLFRPGDRVDAWHDPDHPLVVTYIHFHNIGGPPDSLSSLPSSCRLDSPSPFEAYLDRYVHVLTFREHRCEEEAVMLLKLLLMHVERESLPIEQESPRVRSPHYETMARIAASIRENPAGAGSIAELAKQAFLSPRYFSSKFKETMGQTVESYIIDKKIERAELLLSQHGMTVGEVADALGYPNIYYFSKQFKKTRGYSPSKAIRPRVKDYYKQRPHND; translated from the coding sequence ATGGAGAACAGACCATCATATAGCATTGGCGAAGCCTATGGCAAGGTCGCCTGCGAACGCTCATGGAAGTGGAATCGGAGCGATCATCCATTCCAGGATTACGATCTTTGGTATGTGTGGCGGGGAGAGGGGCGCCTCGTTCTGAACGGCGAGGAGAGAAGACTGGGAGCACAAGACTGCTATTTGTTCCGGCCTGGCGACCGGGTAGATGCTTGGCATGATCCCGACCATCCCCTTGTGGTAACCTATATCCATTTCCATAATATCGGCGGGCCTCCCGATTCGTTGTCCTCTCTTCCTTCATCCTGCAGGCTTGACTCGCCATCGCCCTTCGAGGCTTATTTGGACAGGTACGTGCACGTCTTAACTTTTCGGGAACACCGCTGCGAGGAGGAAGCCGTTATGCTTCTGAAGCTGCTGCTCATGCATGTGGAACGAGAGAGCCTGCCGATCGAGCAGGAATCGCCGCGCGTGCGCAGCCCTCATTACGAGACGATGGCACGAATCGCCGCCTCCATACGAGAGAATCCCGCGGGAGCTGGGAGCATTGCGGAGCTAGCCAAGCAAGCCTTCCTATCCCCTCGCTACTTCTCCTCCAAGTTCAAGGAAACGATGGGACAGACGGTCGAAAGCTATATCATTGACAAAAAAATCGAACGCGCGGAGCTGCTGCTCAGCCAGCACGGCATGACTGTGGGTGAAGTCGCGGACGCGCTTGGCTATCCCAACATTTATTATTTCAGCAAGCAATTTAAAAAAACGAGAGGCTACAGCCCCTCGAAGGCGATCAGGCCCCGCGTGAAAGACTATTATAAGCAACGCCCCCATAATGATTAA
- a CDS encoding phytanoyl-CoA dioxygenase family protein produces MRGREGSISPEEISKRLYRYDQLARTYAGVDMLGEQEWKAYKEAGFLAVEGVLEEREIQDAIDAIMSMIFEDTKGASIQFSKPSSELKSNEERELAVRKVHQFSDRDDRLRHVAYHPDILRPVEAILGEKPKLVQDMALLKPPHGGGEKPWHQDMAYGNLAYDKPVVGVWIALDEAALDNGCMHVLPGSHADGATPHYAVRDWQLCDSHVAVEKDVAVPLKPGGLMFFHGLLKHGTPYNLSPKRRRALQFHYVGESARKLSPQEYKRTFTNEMSGAEC; encoded by the coding sequence ATGAGGGGAAGGGAAGGCTCGATTTCGCCCGAGGAAATTTCGAAACGGCTGTACCGGTATGATCAATTAGCAAGGACGTACGCTGGTGTGGATATGCTGGGAGAGCAGGAATGGAAGGCGTATAAGGAAGCTGGCTTTCTAGCGGTTGAGGGTGTGCTGGAGGAGCGGGAAATACAGGATGCGATTGATGCTATCATGTCTATGATCTTCGAGGATACCAAAGGGGCCTCCATTCAGTTCAGCAAGCCTTCAAGCGAGCTGAAGTCAAACGAGGAGAGGGAGCTGGCCGTGCGCAAGGTGCATCAATTCTCGGATCGCGATGACCGGCTCCGGCATGTGGCTTATCATCCAGACATACTGAGACCGGTTGAGGCCATTTTGGGCGAGAAGCCTAAGCTTGTACAGGACATGGCTTTGCTCAAGCCGCCGCATGGAGGCGGAGAGAAGCCATGGCACCAGGACATGGCGTACGGCAATCTGGCTTATGACAAGCCGGTGGTCGGCGTGTGGATCGCGCTTGATGAGGCGGCTCTGGACAATGGCTGCATGCATGTGCTGCCGGGCTCGCATGCTGACGGCGCCACTCCCCATTATGCCGTGCGCGATTGGCAGCTATGCGATTCCCATGTGGCTGTGGAGAAGGACGTGGCGGTTCCGCTTAAGCCGGGCGGGCTCATGTTCTTCCATGGTCTGCTGAAGCATGGGACCCCTTATAATCTGTCGCCGAAGCGGCGCCGCGCTCTGCAATTCCATTATGTCGGCGAATCTGCGCGTAAGCTTAGTCCACAGGAATACAAGAGGACGTTCACCAATGAAATGTCCGGGGCAGAATGTTAA
- a CDS encoding AraC family transcriptional regulator: MKLSTNVNLRREPFHINYRKTSESQQWEVFHFHQAMELLYVYEGTGTAIVGHRMLPIEPGTLLLFQPFQLHRLVVSDRFVRTVLMFDPHAVEAYIQPFGRIRHLFQSLWKSGLQQQSFRHPKLGPELEEAFDRLVRHLSTVPYDKQADEYGLLLLSCLHSLSAYDRRLEAKELPKRMPHHIEAVILWLEDHYKEKLSLEQLAADLHLSPYYVSHSFTQITGSSITDYMLGRRIKEACRLLETTSLTISAIALDIGFSNPSYFCKLFKQYVGVTPLKFREQARRV; encoded by the coding sequence ATGAAGCTCAGCACGAACGTGAATCTGCGCAGAGAGCCGTTTCATATTAACTATCGCAAGACAAGCGAGTCCCAGCAGTGGGAGGTGTTCCATTTTCACCAAGCGATGGAGCTGCTTTATGTGTATGAAGGAACGGGAACCGCCATTGTCGGACATCGTATGCTCCCCATCGAGCCAGGCACGCTGCTGCTTTTTCAGCCGTTCCAATTGCATCGTTTGGTCGTGAGCGACCGCTTCGTGCGGACCGTTCTCATGTTCGATCCGCACGCGGTGGAGGCGTACATTCAACCGTTCGGACGCATCCGCCACTTGTTTCAAAGCCTGTGGAAGAGCGGACTGCAGCAGCAGTCATTTCGCCATCCGAAGCTCGGCCCGGAGCTGGAGGAGGCGTTCGATCGTCTCGTCCGGCATCTGAGCACCGTGCCATACGACAAGCAGGCGGACGAGTACGGGCTGCTTCTGCTAAGCTGCTTGCACTCTCTGTCGGCGTATGACCGGAGACTGGAGGCGAAGGAGCTGCCCAAGCGGATGCCCCATCATATTGAAGCCGTCATCCTGTGGCTGGAGGATCATTACAAGGAGAAGCTAAGCCTTGAGCAGCTGGCCGCGGACCTGCATTTGTCTCCCTACTATGTGTCCCACTCGTTTACGCAAATAACCGGCAGCAGCATCACCGACTACATGCTTGGGCGGCGCATTAAGGAAGCGTGCAGGCTGCTGGAGACGACTTCACTGACGATCAGCGCCATCGCTTTGGATATCGGCTTTTCCAACCCTTCATACTTCTGCAAGCTGTTCAAGCAATACGTCGGGGTCACTCCCCTCAAGTTTCGGGAGCAGGCAAGGCGCGTGTAG
- a CDS encoding sigma-70 family RNA polymerase sigma factor — protein sequence MIDPQEEEQQLLLSISNGDAAALTRLYDRYEKTVYAFAFRFVGDAMLAEEIVQELFMRIWNHADRYDIGQGKVSTWMFAITRNIAIDQLRKRHNRTAAQTTDTKPLESLVDRDGTPEEQYDKKWVGEKVKNAIEQLNDDQRQVLDLIYYQGYTHQEVSQNKGIPLGTVKSRIRLAMKQLKNRLGDLERRETRYDQAYK from the coding sequence ATGATAGATCCGCAAGAAGAAGAACAGCAGCTTCTTCTCAGCATTTCGAACGGGGATGCCGCCGCATTGACACGGTTATACGATCGTTATGAGAAGACGGTCTACGCCTTTGCTTTCCGGTTCGTCGGTGACGCCATGCTGGCCGAGGAGATTGTGCAGGAGCTTTTTATGCGCATATGGAATCACGCCGATCGGTACGATATCGGACAAGGCAAGGTATCCACCTGGATGTTCGCTATTACACGGAATATTGCCATCGATCAGCTGCGCAAGAGGCACAACCGTACGGCTGCTCAGACGACGGACACGAAGCCGCTGGAGAGTCTGGTTGACAGGGATGGCACGCCGGAAGAACAATATGACAAGAAATGGGTCGGCGAGAAAGTGAAGAACGCGATTGAGCAATTGAACGATGATCAGCGGCAAGTGCTGGATCTTATTTATTATCAGGGCTACACGCACCAGGAAGTGTCCCAGAACAAGGGCATTCCGCTGGGAACGGTGAAGAGCCGCATTCGATTGGCCATGAAGCAGCTCAAGAATAGATTGGGAGATTTGGAGAGGAGGGAAACGAGATATGACCAAGCCTACAAATAA